One window from the genome of Bacillus tianshenii encodes:
- a CDS encoding proline--tRNA ligase produces the protein MRQSQMLIPTLRDVPADAEIKSHQLLIRAGFIRKNAAGIYSFLPMGKRVLQKVEEIVRDEMNKAGANEMLMPALQPAELWHESGRWNNFGPELMRLKDRHAREFALGATHEEVITSLVRDEVNSYKRLPLTLYQIQTKYRDEQRPRFGLLRGREFIMKDAYSFHATQESLDEAYQKMFTAYSNIFERCGLNFRAVIADSGAMGGKDTHEFMVLSEVGEDTIAYSDSSSYAANIEMAPVVTKYEKSDEAVKELEKVSTPDSKTIEAVAQFLNVAKEVCMKTLLFKVDDRFVLVLTRGDHEVNDIKLKNLLSASHVEMATEEDAKQLLGASFGSLGPIGISEDIEVIADYAVQTIVNGTCGANEDGYHFVNVNPERDFTPSQYADLRFIEEGDPSPDGEGTIKFAKGIEVGHVFKLGTVYSEKMGAQILDENGRSQPMIMGCYGIGVSRTLAAIVEQFNDENGIVWPNSVTPFHVHLIPINAKNAAQKELADKLYAELQEAGFEVLYDDRKERPGVKFADSDLFGIPLRVTVGKKAEEGIVELKPRETGETEEVTVSDLIYTLKEQLLQA, from the coding sequence ATGAGACAAAGTCAAATGCTAATCCCTACGCTAAGGGATGTACCAGCAGATGCAGAGATTAAAAGTCATCAGCTGTTAATTCGAGCAGGCTTTATTCGCAAAAATGCTGCTGGTATTTATAGCTTTCTTCCAATGGGTAAACGAGTGCTTCAAAAGGTTGAAGAAATTGTACGTGATGAAATGAATAAAGCAGGTGCCAATGAAATGCTTATGCCGGCTCTTCAGCCTGCAGAGCTTTGGCATGAAAGCGGTCGTTGGAACAACTTCGGTCCTGAACTAATGCGTTTGAAAGACCGTCATGCCCGTGAATTTGCTTTAGGCGCCACACATGAAGAAGTGATTACATCACTTGTGCGTGATGAAGTAAACTCATATAAGCGTTTACCACTTACACTTTACCAAATTCAAACGAAATATCGTGATGAACAGCGCCCTCGTTTTGGCCTGCTTCGCGGACGTGAATTTATTATGAAAGATGCGTATTCTTTCCATGCTACACAAGAATCTCTTGATGAAGCATATCAAAAAATGTTCACTGCTTATTCGAATATTTTTGAACGCTGCGGCCTAAACTTCCGTGCTGTTATCGCGGATTCAGGTGCAATGGGTGGAAAAGATACCCATGAATTCATGGTGCTTTCAGAAGTAGGGGAAGATACAATCGCTTATTCTGACTCCTCTTCATACGCAGCAAATATTGAAATGGCACCGGTTGTGACGAAGTATGAAAAAAGCGACGAAGCAGTAAAAGAACTTGAAAAAGTTTCAACACCAGATTCCAAAACAATTGAAGCTGTTGCTCAGTTCTTAAATGTTGCAAAAGAAGTTTGCATGAAAACTTTGCTGTTTAAAGTGGATGACCGTTTCGTCCTTGTGCTTACTCGTGGCGACCATGAAGTAAACGATATTAAGTTGAAAAATTTATTATCAGCTTCACACGTTGAAATGGCAACAGAAGAAGATGCAAAGCAATTATTAGGTGCTTCTTTCGGCTCACTCGGTCCTATTGGTATTTCAGAGGACATCGAAGTTATTGCTGATTATGCAGTACAAACGATTGTAAACGGCACTTGTGGTGCAAATGAAGACGGCTATCACTTCGTAAATGTAAACCCTGAGCGTGATTTCACTCCTTCACAATATGCAGATTTGCGTTTTATTGAAGAGGGTGACCCATCACCAGATGGAGAAGGTACAATCAAATTTGCTAAAGGGATTGAAGTCGGTCACGTATTTAAGCTTGGCACAGTTTACAGTGAAAAGATGGGGGCACAAATTCTTGATGAAAACGGCCGCTCTCAGCCTATGATTATGGGCTGCTACGGAATTGGGGTTTCCCGTACACTAGCAGCGATCGTTGAACAATTTAATGATGAGAACGGCATCGTATGGCCTAACAGTGTGACACCGTTCCATGTACATCTTATTCCGATCAACGCCAAAAATGCTGCTCAGAAAGAGTTAGCGGACAAGCTATATGCAGAGCTTCAAGAAGCTGGCTTTGAAGTTCTCTACGATGACCGAAAAGAGCGCCCAGGTGTGAAATTCGCAGACAGCGATTTATTTGGCATTCCTTTGCGTGTTACCGTTGGGAAAAAGGCTGAAGAAGGTATTGTTGAGCTTAAGCCTCGGGAAACAGGTGAAACAGAAGAAGTGACTGTTTCTGACTTAATTTACACATTAAAAGAACAACTTCTTCAAGCATAA
- a CDS encoding PolC-type DNA polymerase III produces the protein MSELTHEQKERFQILLEQLKMPETVISDHFQHGAIEKLTIDKSNKSWHFSIRFPAVPPANVYQLFASHLQKSFSHIAEVSFSVQCEGAELTEELVQGYWPLFLDRLQGLSPSLEALLKRQQPKLEGQKLIVQTRHAAEAEAVKRKFQQTFMHHFHEMGLPLTQVDTTVVHSEEEYKQFVEKRSEEERTKVVEVIAEKEQKESQKEADAAAGIPSGPLSIGLKIQDEPTPLKEIVDEERRVTVQGYIFDAETRELRSGRTLLTFKVTDYTSSILIKMFSRDKEDVPMLQAVKKGMWVKVRGGVQNDTFVRDLVMIAKDVQEIPPKETKDTAEEKRVELHLHTPMSQMDAVTSVSRLVEQAGKWGHKAIAVTDHNVCQAFPEAYGAAKKHGVKMLYGVEANIVDDGVPIAYNSQDRVLEDETYVVFDVETTGLSAVYDTIIELAAVKVKGGEIIDRFESFANPHHRLSATTIELTGITDDMVQNAPEVGDVLKDFHEWIGNDVLVAHNASFDMGFLNVGYQRIGIGKAKNPVIDTLELARFLFPDMKNHRLNTLCKKFDIELTQHHRAIYDAEATGYLLVKLLKDATERDITNHNQFNDHMGEGKAYRRSRPSHAILLAQTQEGLKNLFKLVSLSHVEYFYRMPRIPRSVLTKYREGILVGSGCDQGEVFEAMMTKAPEEVEEIADFYDYLEIQPPSNYYHLVEKDLVHDEEKLLDILSNIVKLGEKLDKPVVATGNVHYLNKEDFIYRKILIASQGGANRLNKQTQPLVHFRPTNEMLECLSFLGKEKAKEVVVTNPNKIADMIDEIKPIKDELYTPKIEGANEEITEMSYNRARSLYGEELPELVEKRLEKELKSIIGHGFAVIYLISQKIVKKSLDDGYLVGSRGSVGSSFVATMMEITEVNPLPPHYACPNCQHSHFFDDGSVGSGFDLPDKDCPECGTEYKKDGHDIPFETFLGFKGDKVPDIDLNFSGDYQPRAHNYTKVLFGEDNVFRAGTIGTVADKTAYGFVKGYMSDHDLQYRGAEVDRLVSGCTGVKRTTGQHPGGIIVVPDYMDIFDFCPIQFPADDQKSEWKTTHFDFHSIHDNLLKLDILGHDDPTVIRMLQDLSGIDPKTIPTDDAEVMKIFSGTESLGVTPEQINCKVGSLGIPEFGTRFVRQMLEDTKPTTFSELVQISGLSHGTDVWLGNAQELIYSGTCELADVIGCRDDIMVYLIYKGLEPSLAFKIMEFVRKGRGLQDEWVEEMKKNGVPDWYIDSCLKIKYMFPKAHAAAYVLMAVRIAYFKVHFPILYYAAYFTVRADDFEIDTMVRGSNAIRARIDDINSKGLDASPKEKSLLTVLELSLEMCERGFSFGKVDLYKSSASEFIVEGDSLIPPFNSIPGLGTNAALNIVKAREEGEFLSKEDLQQRSKVSKTVLEYLDDHGCLEGMPDANQLSLF, from the coding sequence ATGAGTGAGCTCACTCACGAACAAAAAGAACGATTTCAAATTTTACTAGAACAATTGAAAATGCCTGAAACGGTCATCTCTGATCATTTTCAACATGGGGCAATTGAAAAGCTGACAATTGATAAGTCGAACAAATCATGGCACTTTTCGATTCGATTTCCGGCTGTACCGCCTGCAAATGTATATCAACTCTTTGCTTCACACTTACAAAAAAGCTTTTCGCATATTGCTGAAGTATCCTTTTCTGTGCAATGTGAAGGGGCAGAACTAACAGAAGAGCTTGTGCAAGGGTATTGGCCGTTATTTTTAGATCGTTTGCAAGGACTGTCTCCTTCATTAGAAGCGCTGCTTAAACGGCAGCAACCTAAGCTTGAGGGGCAAAAATTAATCGTTCAAACACGCCATGCAGCAGAAGCGGAGGCTGTGAAGCGGAAATTTCAACAAACGTTTATGCATCATTTTCATGAAATGGGTTTGCCGTTAACACAAGTTGATACGACGGTGGTTCATTCAGAAGAAGAGTATAAGCAATTTGTCGAAAAACGCAGTGAAGAAGAACGAACAAAAGTTGTCGAGGTTATTGCTGAAAAAGAACAAAAGGAATCACAAAAAGAAGCGGATGCGGCTGCTGGAATTCCAAGTGGTCCGTTGTCTATTGGCTTAAAAATCCAAGATGAGCCAACCCCTCTTAAAGAGATTGTCGACGAAGAACGCCGTGTCACTGTTCAAGGGTATATCTTTGATGCAGAAACACGTGAGCTTCGAAGCGGAAGAACGCTGCTTACATTTAAGGTGACTGATTATACAAGTTCCATTTTAATTAAAATGTTTTCACGCGATAAAGAGGACGTTCCAATGCTGCAAGCCGTTAAAAAAGGCATGTGGGTGAAAGTACGCGGTGGGGTCCAGAATGATACTTTTGTACGCGATCTTGTCATGATTGCTAAAGATGTTCAAGAAATTCCGCCGAAAGAAACGAAGGATACAGCTGAAGAAAAACGTGTGGAGCTTCATTTGCATACACCAATGAGCCAAATGGATGCTGTTACATCAGTGTCACGCTTAGTCGAGCAGGCAGGTAAATGGGGTCATAAAGCAATTGCAGTTACTGATCATAATGTATGTCAGGCATTTCCTGAAGCATATGGCGCTGCTAAGAAACATGGTGTAAAAATGCTTTACGGCGTAGAAGCGAATATTGTTGATGACGGCGTCCCGATTGCTTATAATTCTCAAGACCGTGTACTTGAAGATGAAACGTATGTTGTTTTTGACGTTGAGACGACTGGGTTATCAGCTGTTTATGACACCATTATTGAGCTGGCAGCTGTAAAGGTGAAAGGTGGCGAAATTATCGACCGCTTTGAATCATTTGCAAACCCGCATCATCGTCTATCAGCGACAACAATTGAGTTAACAGGAATCACCGATGATATGGTGCAGAATGCACCTGAGGTTGGGGATGTCTTGAAAGACTTTCATGAATGGATTGGGAACGATGTGCTAGTTGCACATAATGCAAGCTTTGATATGGGCTTCTTAAATGTCGGTTATCAGCGGATTGGAATTGGGAAAGCGAAAAACCCTGTGATTGATACGTTAGAATTAGCAAGGTTTCTTTTTCCAGATATGAAAAACCATCGTTTGAATACGTTGTGTAAGAAGTTTGATATTGAACTAACTCAGCATCACCGTGCCATTTATGATGCGGAGGCAACTGGATACTTACTTGTGAAGCTCTTAAAAGATGCGACTGAACGAGATATTACAAATCATAATCAATTTAATGATCATATGGGCGAAGGCAAAGCGTACCGCCGCTCCCGACCTTCACATGCCATTTTGCTCGCACAGACGCAAGAAGGACTGAAAAACCTTTTCAAACTTGTTTCACTCTCACATGTGGAATATTTTTATCGAATGCCACGGATTCCTCGTTCAGTCTTAACGAAATACCGGGAAGGCATTCTTGTCGGTTCAGGCTGTGATCAAGGTGAAGTGTTTGAAGCGATGATGACGAAAGCACCTGAAGAGGTGGAGGAAATTGCTGATTTCTATGACTACCTTGAAATTCAGCCGCCAAGCAATTATTATCATTTGGTTGAAAAAGACCTTGTGCATGATGAGGAAAAGTTGTTAGACATTCTCTCAAATATCGTTAAGCTTGGTGAAAAGCTAGACAAGCCTGTTGTCGCTACCGGCAATGTTCACTATCTAAATAAGGAAGACTTCATTTATCGTAAAATTTTAATTGCCTCTCAAGGCGGGGCAAACCGGCTTAATAAGCAAACACAGCCGCTAGTTCATTTCCGGCCAACAAATGAAATGCTTGAGTGCTTATCATTCTTAGGCAAGGAGAAAGCAAAGGAAGTCGTTGTGACGAACCCGAATAAAATTGCCGACATGATTGATGAGATTAAGCCAATCAAAGACGAGCTGTATACACCGAAGATCGAAGGGGCGAACGAAGAGATAACGGAAATGAGTTATAATCGTGCTCGCAGTCTCTATGGTGAGGAATTGCCTGAACTTGTTGAAAAGCGGTTGGAGAAGGAACTGAAAAGTATTATCGGTCATGGGTTTGCGGTTATTTATTTGATTTCCCAGAAGATCGTTAAGAAATCATTGGATGATGGCTACTTGGTAGGTTCACGTGGCTCTGTCGGCTCATCATTTGTTGCGACAATGATGGAGATAACCGAAGTGAACCCACTGCCGCCGCATTATGCTTGTCCAAACTGTCAGCATTCACATTTCTTCGATGACGGGTCTGTCGGTTCAGGCTTTGACCTGCCTGATAAGGATTGTCCTGAATGTGGCACAGAGTATAAGAAAGACGGGCATGATATTCCGTTTGAGACGTTCCTTGGTTTTAAAGGGGATAAAGTTCCTGATATTGACTTGAACTTCTCAGGTGATTATCAACCGCGCGCTCATAATTATACGAAAGTATTGTTTGGAGAAGACAATGTGTTTCGTGCAGGAACCATTGGTACAGTTGCTGATAAAACAGCTTATGGTTTTGTAAAAGGATATATGAGCGACCATGACTTACAATACCGCGGAGCAGAGGTTGACCGGTTAGTGTCAGGCTGTACAGGAGTGAAACGAACGACTGGACAGCATCCAGGCGGCATTATCGTTGTGCCTGATTACATGGACATTTTTGATTTTTGTCCAATCCAGTTTCCAGCTGATGACCAGAAATCAGAATGGAAAACGACACACTTTGACTTCCATTCGATTCATGATAATTTATTGAAGCTTGATATTCTCGGTCACGATGACCCGACCGTTATCAGGATGCTGCAAGACCTAAGCGGGATTGACCCGAAGACCATTCCGACAGATGACGCAGAAGTGATGAAAATCTTCAGCGGGACAGAATCCCTTGGTGTCACACCAGAGCAGATTAACTGTAAGGTGGGGAGTCTCGGTATACCTGAGTTTGGGACACGCTTTGTACGCCAGATGCTTGAAGACACGAAACCGACGACGTTCTCAGAGCTCGTGCAGATTTCCGGCTTATCACACGGAACTGACGTATGGCTTGGAAATGCTCAAGAGCTAATTTATAGCGGAACGTGTGAGCTGGCGGATGTAATCGGTTGTCGTGATGACATTATGGTTTATTTGATTTACAAAGGGCTGGAGCCATCACTTGCCTTTAAAATTATGGAGTTTGTTCGTAAAGGGCGCGGCTTGCAGGATGAATGGGTTGAGGAAATGAAAAAGAATGGTGTACCTGACTGGTATATTGATTCATGCTTGAAAATTAAGTACATGTTCCCGAAAGCCCATGCTGCTGCTTATGTGTTAATGGCTGTTAGGATTGCGTATTTTAAAGTCCATTTTCCAATCTTGTACTATGCAGCTTACTTTACGGTACGTGCAGATGATTTTGAAATTGATACGATGGTGCGTGGCTCTAATGCAATTCGGGCGCGGATTGATGATATTAATTCAAAAGGGCTGGATGCTTCACCGAAAGAGAAAAGCTTACTGACCGTGCTTGAGCTTTCCCTTGAAATGTGTGAGCGTGGTTTTTCGTTTGGCAAGGTTGATTTGTATAAATCAAGTGCGTCAGAGTTTATTGTTGAAGGTGACAGCTTGATTCCACCATTTAACTCGATTCCTGGATTAGGTACAAACGCGGCTTTGAATATTGTGAAAGCACGTGAAGAAGGAGAATTCCTTTCTAAAGAAGATCTTCAACAGCGAAGTAAGGTCTCGAAAACAGTGCTTGAGTATCTTGATGACCATGGCTGTCTAGAAGGGATGCCAGATGCTAATCAGCTCTCCTTGTTCTAG
- the rimP gene encoding ribosome maturation factor RimP codes for MANIKETAEELVLPILEDMNLELVDIEYVKEGKNYFLRLYIDSDTGVDIEECGKVSERLSEKLDEADPIAHPYFLEVSSPGAERPLKKAADVEKAIGKHVNIKTYEPIDGEKEFEGTLTAFDGETVTIEVKVKAKKKQIEIPYEKVAKARLAVTFN; via the coding sequence ATGGCTAACATTAAAGAAACAGCCGAAGAACTTGTGCTGCCGATATTAGAAGATATGAATTTAGAGCTTGTCGATATTGAGTATGTAAAAGAAGGCAAGAACTATTTTTTGCGTCTATATATCGATTCTGACACAGGTGTAGATATTGAAGAATGCGGAAAAGTAAGCGAACGTCTTAGTGAGAAGCTAGATGAAGCTGACCCGATTGCTCATCCTTACTTTTTAGAAGTTTCCTCACCAGGAGCGGAAAGACCGCTTAAAAAAGCTGCAGATGTGGAAAAAGCAATAGGGAAGCATGTAAATATTAAAACATATGAACCGATTGACGGAGAAAAGGAATTTGAAGGCACACTCACAGCTTTTGATGGTGAAACGGTTACGATTGAAGTGAAGGTAAAAGCGAAAAAGAAACAAATTGAGATACCGTATGAGAAAGTAGCGAAAGCCCGGTTAGCGGTTACTTTCAATTAA
- the nusA gene encoding transcription termination factor NusA, with translation MSTELFDALTLLEKEKGISKDVILDALEAALISAYRRNFNQAQNVRVDINPDTGTMRVFARKDVVEEVFDPRLEISLDDARELNSHYEIDDIVEIEVTPKDFGRIAAQTAKQVVTQRVREAERGIIFTEFVDREEDIMTGIVQRQDSRFIYVSLGKTEAILPQSEQMPNETYKPHDRLKVFITKVEKTTKGPQVVVSRTHPGLLKRLFEMEVPEIYDGTVELRSVSREAGDRSKIAVYSENDDIDPVGACVGQRGQRVQAIVNELKGEKIDIVRYSDDPVEYVANALSPSKVVKVIVNEEEKATTVIVPDYQLSLAIGKRGQNARLAAKLTGWKIDIKSQSEAEEAGLLYEEIQEDLDMPIAEYETTSNDEETVEEENILESDERTDEVDEYATDDVEDEEE, from the coding sequence ATGAGTACTGAACTTTTTGATGCCTTAACACTTTTAGAGAAAGAAAAAGGGATCAGCAAAGATGTCATCTTAGATGCGCTGGAAGCAGCATTGATTTCAGCATATCGCCGAAATTTTAATCAGGCGCAAAACGTTCGTGTAGATATCAATCCTGATACGGGTACAATGCGTGTATTTGCTCGTAAGGATGTTGTCGAGGAAGTATTTGATCCGCGTCTTGAAATTTCATTAGATGATGCACGAGAGTTAAATTCACATTACGAGATTGATGATATTGTGGAGATCGAAGTGACGCCAAAAGATTTCGGACGTATCGCGGCGCAAACAGCAAAGCAGGTTGTAACACAACGCGTTCGTGAAGCGGAGCGCGGCATTATCTTCACTGAATTTGTTGATCGTGAAGAAGATATTATGACTGGTATCGTACAGCGCCAGGATTCACGTTTCATCTATGTTTCACTTGGTAAGACAGAAGCGATTTTACCGCAAAGTGAGCAGATGCCAAATGAAACGTATAAGCCGCATGACCGTTTAAAAGTCTTTATTACGAAAGTAGAAAAAACGACAAAAGGGCCGCAAGTCGTGGTGTCACGTACACATCCAGGGCTTTTGAAGCGGTTATTTGAAATGGAAGTACCGGAAATATATGATGGCACCGTTGAACTTCGCTCTGTTTCTCGTGAAGCTGGGGACCGTTCTAAGATTGCTGTGTACTCTGAAAACGACGATATCGATCCAGTTGGTGCATGTGTTGGTCAGCGTGGTCAGCGTGTACAGGCGATTGTAAATGAGCTAAAAGGGGAAAAGATTGATATAGTCAGATATTCTGACGACCCAGTCGAGTATGTTGCAAATGCTCTAAGCCCTTCAAAAGTCGTTAAAGTAATTGTGAACGAGGAAGAAAAAGCAACAACGGTTATTGTCCCTGATTACCAACTATCACTTGCAATTGGTAAGCGTGGGCAAAATGCTCGTCTTGCGGCAAAGCTAACAGGGTGGAAGATTGATATTAAGAGCCAATCTGAAGCAGAGGAAGCAGGTCTATTATATGAAGAGATTCAAGAAGACTTGGACATGCCGATTGCTGAATATGAAACAACTTCTAATGATGAGGAAACCGTAGAAGAAGAAAACATTTTAGAATCAGACGAACGAACAGATGAAGTAGACGAATACGCAACAGACGATGTAGAAGACGAAGAAGAATAA
- a CDS encoding YlxR family protein codes for MKQRKVPMRKCVASQEMKPKQELIRIVRSKEGEVSIDPTGKKNGRGAYLTLEKDCILKAKKKNILANHLKADINDEIYEELLALAEKEKQ; via the coding sequence ATGAAACAACGAAAAGTTCCAATGCGAAAATGTGTGGCTAGTCAAGAAATGAAGCCAAAGCAAGAGCTTATTCGTATTGTGCGCTCAAAAGAAGGTGAAGTCTCAATCGATCCGACCGGTAAGAAAAACGGCCGTGGTGCCTATCTAACGTTAGAGAAGGACTGCATACTAAAGGCCAAAAAGAAAAATATATTAGCCAATCACTTGAAGGCTGACATAAATGATGAAATATATGAAGAACTGTTGGCGCTTGCCGAGAAGGAGAAGCAGTAA
- a CDS encoding YlxQ family RNA-binding protein has product MEQQNKWMSLLGLANRARQCISGEELVVKEIRSKRAKLVLLSEDASENTTKKISNKCTSYNIPLKKVPDRYLLGKAIGKPHRVTVAVLESGFAKKLMTLLDE; this is encoded by the coding sequence ATGGAACAACAGAACAAATGGATGTCACTATTAGGTTTGGCAAATCGAGCGCGCCAATGCATTTCTGGAGAAGAACTCGTTGTGAAAGAAATACGCAGCAAACGAGCAAAGTTGGTTTTATTATCGGAAGATGCTTCTGAGAATACGACCAAAAAAATCTCAAACAAATGCACAAGTTATAACATTCCGCTTAAAAAAGTCCCTGATCGCTATTTGCTTGGCAAAGCGATCGGCAAGCCGCATCGTGTAACGGTAGCTGTTTTAGAAAGCGGATTTGCAAAGAAACTTATGACGTTGCTCGATGAATAA
- the infB gene encoding translation initiation factor IF-2 — protein sequence MSKMRVYEYAKKYNLSSKDVISKLKEKNVDVSNHMSMIDEAAVKELDSMFKTNSQNTAQNNNKGQQGNNKNKKGPKNNKQKQQNKPSFKGNSRKGQPEKKKQELPEKVTYHGTLTVGDLAEKLGKEPSELIKKLMMLGVMATKNQDLDADSIELICEEYGVEVEEEIVYDDTDLAAYDVEDSDDELTVRPPVVTIMGHVDHGKTTLLDSIRKTKVTAGEAGGITQHIGAYQIVNKGKKITFLDTPGHAAFTTMRARGASVTDITILVVAADDGVMPQTVEAINHAKAAGVPIIVAVNKMDKEGANPDRVMQELMEHELIAEDFGGDTIFVKLSAVKGEGIEELIEMITLVSEMEELKANSDRVATGSVIEAQLDKGRGSVATLLVQNGTLHVGDSIVVGNTYGRVRAMVNDLGRRVKEAGPSTPVEITGLNDVPQAGDPFLVFADEKKARQIGEARAQKLLEEQRGETTKISLDDLFEQIKQGEMKDINLIVKADVQGSAEALASSLQKIDVEGVQVKIIHTGVGAITESDITLASASNAIVIGFNVRPDVNAKKTAESEGVDIRLHRIIYKVIEEIESAMKGMLDPEYEEKVIGMAEVRETFKVSKIGTIAGSYVTEGKITRDAGIRLIRDGVVIFEGEIDSLKRYKDDAKEVAQGYECGITIAKYNDIKEGDMIEAYVMEEIEVK from the coding sequence ATGAGTAAGATGAGAGTTTATGAATACGCAAAAAAATATAATCTTTCCAGTAAAGATGTTATTTCAAAATTAAAAGAGAAAAATGTAGATGTGTCAAATCATATGTCAATGATTGATGAGGCAGCTGTAAAGGAATTGGATAGCATGTTTAAAACAAACAGTCAAAATACAGCACAAAACAATAATAAGGGTCAACAAGGTAATAATAAAAACAAAAAAGGCCCGAAAAACAACAAACAAAAGCAACAAAATAAGCCATCCTTCAAAGGAAACAGCCGTAAAGGTCAACCTGAGAAGAAAAAGCAAGAGCTTCCTGAAAAAGTAACATACCATGGTACATTAACAGTTGGCGATCTTGCTGAGAAATTAGGCAAAGAGCCTTCTGAATTAATTAAAAAATTAATGATGCTTGGCGTCATGGCGACGAAAAACCAAGATCTTGATGCGGATTCAATTGAACTAATCTGTGAAGAATATGGAGTAGAGGTTGAAGAAGAAATCGTCTATGACGACACTGACCTAGCCGCATACGATGTAGAAGATAGTGATGATGAATTAACGGTTCGTCCTCCTGTTGTAACCATTATGGGTCACGTTGACCATGGTAAAACAACGCTTCTTGACTCGATCCGCAAAACAAAAGTAACAGCTGGTGAAGCAGGCGGGATTACACAGCACATTGGTGCCTACCAAATCGTCAATAAGGGCAAGAAAATTACATTCCTAGATACACCTGGACACGCCGCGTTTACAACAATGCGTGCACGTGGAGCTAGTGTAACGGATATTACGATTCTTGTGGTTGCAGCAGATGATGGTGTCATGCCACAAACAGTTGAAGCGATTAACCATGCAAAAGCTGCAGGCGTTCCAATTATCGTAGCGGTTAACAAAATGGATAAAGAAGGTGCAAACCCTGACCGTGTGATGCAGGAATTAATGGAGCATGAGTTAATTGCCGAAGACTTTGGTGGTGACACAATCTTCGTTAAGCTTTCTGCTGTAAAAGGTGAAGGGATTGAAGAGTTAATCGAAATGATTACACTCGTCTCTGAGATGGAAGAGCTAAAAGCAAATTCAGACCGTGTGGCAACTGGCTCTGTTATTGAAGCACAGCTTGATAAAGGCCGCGGCTCTGTGGCAACTCTTCTTGTGCAAAACGGTACACTTCACGTTGGCGATTCGATTGTAGTTGGAAACACATACGGCCGTGTCCGCGCAATGGTCAACGACTTAGGTCGTCGCGTGAAAGAAGCTGGCCCGTCTACTCCTGTAGAAATTACAGGGCTTAATGATGTGCCACAAGCAGGGGATCCATTCCTTGTGTTTGCAGATGAGAAAAAAGCACGTCAAATTGGTGAAGCACGTGCACAAAAGCTTCTTGAAGAGCAACGTGGCGAAACAACGAAAATCAGCCTAGACGACTTGTTTGAACAAATCAAACAAGGGGAAATGAAAGATATCAACTTAATTGTTAAAGCTGACGTGCAAGGCTCGGCTGAGGCACTTGCTTCTTCACTTCAAAAAATTGATGTAGAAGGCGTACAAGTCAAAATCATTCATACAGGTGTTGGTGCGATCACAGAATCTGACATTACATTAGCATCCGCTTCTAATGCGATCGTAATCGGGTTCAATGTGCGCCCTGATGTGAATGCGAAGAAAACAGCTGAAAGTGAAGGCGTAGATATCCGTCTACACCGTATTATTTACAAGGTAATTGAAGAAATCGAAAGTGCAATGAAAGGGATGCTTGATCCTGAGTATGAAGAAAAAGTAATCGGTATGGCTGAAGTTCGTGAAACATTTAAAGTTTCCAAAATCGGTACCATTGCTGGTTCATACGTAACAGAAGGTAAGATCACACGTGACGCAGGTATCCGCCTTATCCGTGACGGTGTTGTTATTTTCGAAGGTGAAATCGATTCCCTTAAGCGTTACAAAGACGACGCGAAAGAAGTCGCACAAGGCTATGAGTGTGGGATTACGATTGCGAAATATAATGACATTAAAGAAGGCGACATGATTGAAGCCTATGTGATGGAAGAAATTGAAGTAAAATGA
- a CDS encoding DUF503 family protein has protein sequence MIGAVRCECIIYDAQSLKQKRSVTKRIIERVRNRFNVSIAETDHHNVWQRAELTIAAASSSQVIAEKELNKVLDFIDSFPEIERTVTTFEWL, from the coding sequence ATGATTGGAGCGGTGCGTTGTGAGTGCATCATTTATGACGCCCAGTCCTTGAAACAGAAACGCTCGGTAACGAAGCGCATCATTGAACGCGTCCGAAACCGATTCAACGTTTCGATTGCGGAAACAGACCATCACAATGTCTGGCAAAGAGCGGAGTTGACCATTGCTGCCGCATCATCAAGCCAGGTCATTGCCGAAAAAGAATTGAATAAAGTCTTAGATTTTATCGATTCTTTTCCGGAAATTGAACGGACTGTAACGACATTTGAGTGGTTGTAA